A genome region from Conger conger chromosome 16, fConCon1.1, whole genome shotgun sequence includes the following:
- the pih1d1 gene encoding PIH1 domain-containing protein 1: METDSSLLTSEMQQLQQEELYHHLLMQTMGEVQQQNPDSRVIRPDPGMCVKTLSIPDKQKVFVNICQSPAVPPPPHLSKEELLELLQSDDPTAYRVPMSLGEPHTELDNNSLGCTAHDVVINNEFFQKCQKDPLFLQFVIAVSFEGLENKYSIELSREWKVLKNRKFLGSISEQNIRTKSKPSIQEMSPSDSHTQPTEARRPEFCLIVEPPAGDPHYLIAEIQLPGVASSRSLLLDLGEDRMVLTARPSLFHLDCYFPLNIDPDTSVAQYNKKTQILTVTMTVVPS, from the exons ATGGAGACAGACTCCTCGCTCCTCACCTCTGAAATGCAGCAGCTTCAACAAGAAGAGCTCTATCATCACCTTCTTATGCAG ACGATGGGAGAGGTGCAGCAACAAAACCCGGACTCCAGAGTAATCCGGCCTGATCCAG GGATGTGTGTGAAGACTCTATCCATTCCTGACAAGCAGAAGGTCTTTGTGAACATCTGTCAGTCTCCTGCGGTcccgccccctccccatctctccaaAGAGGAGCTGCTGGAGCTCCTTCAGTCAGACGATCCGACGGCATACAGAGTTCCCATGAGCCTCGGAGAGCCGCACACCGAGCTGGACAACA ATTCTCTAGGTTGTACAGCCCATGATGTGGTCATCAACAATGAATTCTTCCAGAAATGCCAG AAGGATCCCCTGTTCCTGCAGTTTGTCATCGCTGTGTCCTTTGAAGGGCTTGAAAACAAGTATTCAATTGAGCTGAGCcgag aGTGGAAGGTGCTGAAAAACAGGAAGTTTCTTGGCTCCATAAGCGAGCAGAACATCAGGACCAAGAGCAAGCCCAGCATCCAGGAAATGAGCCCATC ggactctcacacacaacctACAGAAGCCAGACG tccAGAGTTTTGTCTCATTGTTGAGCCCCCTGCTGGAGACCCTCATTACCTGATAGCAGAGATTCAGCTTCCTGGAGTG GCGTCTTCTCGCTCACTTCTCCTGGACCTGGGGGAGGACAGGATGGTGCTGACGGCTCGGCCTTCTCTCTTTCACCTGGACTGCTACTTTCCGCTCAACATCGACCCCGACACCAGCGTCGCCCAGTACAACAAGAAGACACAG ATTCTCACAGTGACAATGACGGTGGTCCCTTCATGA